ATGTCACTTGATTGTCCTCTGCACccagataaataattaaaatgagcTAAAATAACATGATTGAAAAATGATGATGCCAGAACAAGAAAAGTGATGAAACGTTGTCAGTGTAACTCACCAGCAGGACAAAAGTTCCCAGGAATTCAGCCATGCACTCTCGCACCAGAGGGTTCCTCACTCTTAGAAAACGTAAATTCATCATGGCTGGAGTAAAATGAAATTCTCCCTCTCATCCCACACTGGACTGTCTGTGTTATCAGGTCAACCAGCTGTTGTTCTCTTTGGTGTGAGTCTGTCCAGGAGCTGTTGGTGTCAGTGACGGAGGGGGCAGTGCTGAGCTTCCGCCTGGGCATCTGAGGATCTGTATCCCACCTCTCCACAGCTGATCAAACACTAttactcatttatttgtttgtgacacCTCCGGATAGGCTGGTGCACAGAGTGTAATATTCCTCCGCTGGTAGAGGTTGGGTGTGTGAACAGAGGCCATAAACAGTCAGGTTATGTGATGACAGGATGGTCACAGGGCAATAAGCTACAGTGTACATACACCTAGATCTACTGGTGCTTATGACAAATCCATCGGTGCCAATTCATTTTGGCACTCGGCCTGTTAAATCAGCACAGCCAGAGATGTACATCATGACTCACTGTATCTGTTACTGGTGCATATTTGACTGTGTGTATAaaagtgtttgtatatttatccTCTATTAAATAACCTGAATACATCAATCAAGCCTTGTGTATAAACCTTAGGAATAAAGGATACCAGATATGATCTGCCCCAATAAGAAAGGTTAAACCCAATAAATAttccacaaacaaataaattgaGACTTTTCCAGATGCATCAAACCACGTCAAAATGAGTACAAGAAATCTATTGTCCTAAGTGCAATTGAACTGGTAAATCATTAATTATATGGTTGTAATTtatgattataattatataataatcaTTAATCATATTGATAATGATTATCATTTTTGTAATGGGTCTGTTGAACTGTACTTAACGGTTTGTGATTGAACTCCGAGCTATATTagtgtttctttttgtaatCTATGCTGTTAGAATCAGAGCAATACAGTTTAACCTAAACTAAAGAAACACTGAGGAATATCCTGTGATGGGAAGATATTCCAttactatttttaaaaaaacattatttctttgattattaatatttattcatcacCATTTTTTCCCCGGACTGAGGTTaattcaaatacaaacattcCTTCAAGCCAATCATTCTCCAAAACAACATAATAACTGAATTTGCAATAAATGGTTCGGTAGTAAAAACGGAGattatggtaaaaaaaagaagcattgcACTGTAAATACATGTACAGGTTATATCAGGACTGGTGTGGTGAGATGTTTGGTGGTGAGGTTGGTTAATGTAGGTAAGGTGGTTGATAAGGAAGCCCCTCTTATCACCAGGAAGCCGAATGTCACCACAACCCCTTTCTACTCCCTTGAACTCTGGACCACTAATGGATTATGTAAGTCTAGTACGTAAGTGCCGTGTTGGAGTAAAAGAACTGTGTTATTGCTGATAACTTTCTGACAGGCACGTGGCAGTGACACGAAACCAAATTCACATCAGATAAGATGTAAAGCTCACAAAGACGGCTTGATGCTGTTGTTTCCTCCGAAATAGTTTGAGTTCGAGGCTTAAGTAAGATTTAGACAATGATTATCTTTCCACTATATAAACCTTAACAATGTGGAGACTGTAAAGCTCATATCTTATCTATGCATCACAGTTTGGTGCATAGAAGGACAAATACCTTGACCCTGCAGTTTTGTCCccagagttgttttttttttttttactgagaaCTGATAGAAAAGTTAACATGATGCCACTCtttcgccctctgctggataCAAGAATAACAAGCGTCACTTTGTtaggatttatttaaaaaaagtaaaagaaacttTGAATGCACTTATAATGTATTCACAACATGTtacaatgtgtattttaatttacaGTGCCGTATTTGGCATAAAAGTCGGTTCCTTTTGAAAAACGCATGAGCCATtagtacattttaattattatacATAAATATCACAGGCCTTGAGGTAGATGTGATCCtgttaaagagagaaaataaatacttttgcCCCTCGTCTTTAAAATCATGCTTCATTTTGGGCTTAAAAACTATGTGTAAACAAACTGTTGTATTGTTTCAAAGGCCCAAATCTCCCAGGTAATTCACGTCATGTTTCATCCAAGCCACTGTAGTTCTCATCATTCCCTGAACTTTACTGTCCTTCGATAACCCTCACGTTTCCAGATGTTTCAGAGGGCGGGACAGTACCACGTCCACGGTACCAGAGGGGAGTTTTCTGATCAAGGTCCAAGCCTCCAGACGCCTCATCCCCACCACGCTCACACCCTCAATCTCCAGGATTTCATCGCCGGGACACACCTTGTCGACTGGACCGCCTGAAAGGACAACAGAGACAGGGACTTTTCAATAAATGTCTGTctttaaaacatctgtatacagtgtgtgtgctttcagaGTCTTAATTCTGATAAATATATGAATCAGCTCTATAAGAATTGGTGGATGAACGAAACCTTTTACACAAAAAGTATAGAGAATCTTTTTTGTCACCGCAGCCATGATCAAATATTTCTTGAAAAACTTCAAGGTATTATTgcgataaaaaaaatgtctataAAAGTAGGGGGGACTGATTTATAGAAGCATTAATTCTGTGCACAGTCTGGTATTGTGGCCATGTCATCTTATTGTATTCTTATGGTTCTCGTTTTGGGTGCTGAGCCCGCTGCTGTGTGTTCTTGGCTGGGTGTCGTCTCCTGGTTCAACCGTTCAACCTGTCCTGAGCCAAGCAGTCAACCCTGTGAACTTCCTGCAGTGTATAAGGACCGGTTTGATCACTACTTCTCTGCCGGAACGTCGTTGTGTTGTTAATCTGTATCTCTTGTGTTCAATGTCTAACCCAGTCCACCTCTGTCTGGAGCAAACAAAAGATGGACATATGTTTAAAACCCATATCTCTTTAAATAAttcaggagcgggtcctctctacagaggccacCATGGTTTTTACACTAGCCCAAACTGAACAAACTAacacctttttagtttttatgaaaactgaaggctaccacaggttcctctgtcatgtttgtaggggcgggtgaggtgaggggtattcagctgcaatatgtaactttaccactagatgtcaccaaattctacacactgaacctttaatcttTCTGattagcacaaaacaaatagtCATGTTTggtcattatattttattgctgTCTGTTGAGTGACATGAATGTACTAGAACTTGTACttgaacatgttttattgtcCAAGAATTTGATCTATATTGCACATTGATATAAGCTGTTTCTCATCCACCTCTTTGAAGGGAAGGCGAggtcttgattcttgttgttctgggtttgtaccctcatggttgaatgcacttattgtaagtcactttggataaaagcatcagctaaatgaaatgtaatgtaatgtcataATGATGCTCAAATATCTGCATTTTACGCCGACCTGATAAATACTGAGTGTCACTGAGTTCTCACCCTGGAAGATCTTCTGTACAGTGAGAGGTCTGTTCCCCAGACTGGAGCCTACACCTCCCTCCAGACTGAAGCCCAGGTCCCTGCTGTTCTTctccagacaaacacacatgtgctgacctgaggaaaacaaagacactGTATCTCACTTTGAGAAGACATCAGTCGTAAATCTGCGAACTGTCGTTCGAGTCGTTCGAGTCTCACCATCATCAGTGAACTGGGTCTGTGTTGGTCCCGGAGTACTTGTCTGCACTCCACTCTTGGAGACGTCGCTAATGCCTCCCCTCCTCAGGACCACCACTCCTGTCTCACGAGCCTTTGCCCTTCTCAGCACCCTCAGAACCTCCCAGTGGGTGTAGCCATTCAACGCTGTGCCGTTGATTGACAAGACCTGGTCCCCTTCCATGATGGAGCCTTCCTTAGATGCCACGCCTGGGTGAAAGACCCTATGGACCTGAGGAGAAGATCACCGTCATCAGACTAATGAAAAGACTGGGgacaatcatttaaaaaacattttcaagagacaaacaaaaacatggcgCCTCCTCACAGTGACTGGCTTGCTCTGGTCCACGCCTCCTGCCACACTGAAGCCCAGTCCCACTCCAACCTCCTTATGGAGAACAGCCACCTGCACATCATCATAGTCCTGCAAGACAGAAGAAAAGTTGCAACTTATCTCATTTTAcgtttaatatatatatttttttaactctaTAACATGGCAGAGAGCAGCAAAGATGAAAAACAGTGGGAGATGACCTGCAAGAAATGTTAATGTGAACCTTGGACTCTCGAGGATAGTTAGAGGATCCAGAGTAACCTTAACCACCAGGGTGACCACATTTTTAAGCCTTGCAGGAGCTGTTTTCAGTCCCGTGtatgcatttgcatttatttgtgtttaaacTACTGAAAATCAGCCAGAGCATCATTCCTTTGAGATAAGTGAAAGAGACGtaggacaggaagtgaagctaACTGTGGTCAGGTGTAGCTGCTTTGAGTTGGACCTTGTTCATGCTGCAATGTGCAAACAAATCTTTGAAAACAGCTATGCATGTAAGGAGTTACGAATCTCCAGCTGTTTAAGTACCTGCAGCGTGTTGTCCCCCAGGCTCCGGACATCCTCCAGCAGCCGGTCCAGCTCCTCACTGGGCATCACTGACACGCAGGACAGAGCCGACACATCTGAGCTCAGTGAGGCCGACCTCCGACCTCTCGACTGCCACTCATCACTGTCGTTGTCTGACTCGCAGTCAACCCCAGCAAAGTTACACAGTTCTGAAAGACTGTGAGAGGAAAGTATCGTGGGTAAAAATGCTGAGGGATTGAAAGGAAATTGATCGTGCTTTGCATTTCCACAGAACCCACCTGACGCAGAAGCTCCTGTTATCTGACTGGCTCATGTTGCTGGTGACGGTCACAGAGGACTCTCCTGAATCTGAATCATAGTTGGAATCCTCATCCTTCTGCGTGCTTTCGTCGTCATCCTCATAATCTCCGTCGTCATTCCACACCTTAATGGCTGAGTTCAAGCCTGCTACCCAAGAGTCAAGGCCCAGCACCggtttcctccctctctgctgggCGGTGGTGACCTCTGAAGACACGAGATCAAGGAGGTTGCTGTGGGAGGAGGTGGCGAGGGGACGAGGTGGAGGGGAGGAGTCTGGATCAGGAGATTTGGCGGTGGAAGTGCTGTCATGTCTATCTGCAATGGGGGAGGTCTTTCCTGGTTCTGCAGTAGGTGAATTAACAGGCGAGTGGTTGGGGGTGTTTGTCGGGATCTCGCCATCATCACTAACAGGTGAAGACGCCACATTAGTTGATATGTCACTGGAATTAGACAGTAGCGGGGTTGGTGTATTGTTGGCTGTCACGTCTTTCTCGCTTGCTTCCTCAGGACTTGAGACTTTGGCGAAATCCGTCTCATCGATGAAAAACGTTTTACGGCGTCCTCCATTCAGAGGGAGTTCAAGTGAACTCTTGAGTTTGGAATATTTGCCAAAATCTTCAGAAAGGTTGTCTCCGCTATCCGCTATTCTTTCACTCTCAGCCAAATCAacccctcctttctctttcctctctagTCCGACCCCGTCCGCAGATAAAAACCTTTCTAACAGCAGCTTCTTCCCTGCCCCTGTCCCTTTGTCATCAGGTTTATTGGGcgcctcccctccctctttcaAATCCTCCCACTTGTCCCTCAACCCACCTATCGCTTTTGCCGACCCGCTCTTCTTCACGCCATCATGGCCCCTGCTGAGCTGCGTGGGCACAGAGAAAGCTCGTCTGGGCATCAGGATATGTCCTGTTGCCAAACCCTGAGCTCTCTGTGTCAGAGCCTCGAACTGGCTGATCTTATTCCTCACGCTGGCTGGAGCTGAGAAGTTCTTCTTGGGTGTAGTTTTATTTGGACTTGACTCAAATACATCTTCATCAGTGCtgctcttcagttcagttttttctttaatacCTTTTACTCCATTAGTTTCCTTTCCATCGTTGACCCAGCCCTGATCGCATTTTCCGTTCATGCCTCTCTCTGTGAATCCAGATGAATCTTTGAGACCAGCTGATGTCTCTTCTTCTAAGAAAGGAGTTGGTGCAGTAAACCCTGCTGCAGCCCTGGCAGATCTAATCTGAGCTGCGACAGTGTTCCTACTCCTCGCTCTATCCAGAGACATTGTGCCTATATCCACCAACCCCTTCCCCAGGTTGGCTCCACCTTCTGGTGGATACCTGCCCTGGACAGGCCCCTGCCACAGTCCccctgacaatctcctgctcctccctggAGAAAGTGAACTCTCAGAACCTGACGTGTCCTTCTGAGGTGTCCAGGGGGAAGATCTGATGCTTTGCATTGGACTGAGGCTATTTTTCTCTCCTAATGAGAAACCCCTGGGGAAGGTCCCCCCAGCTCCCCTTTCGTATGACCTGTGTGATGAAATAAAGGAGTCTGCAGATGTAGCAGAGGTGgagaagtccctaattttgcTGTTATCCTCAGCTTTACTGACACCAGTAGATCCGTAGAGTTTCTCTATCCTCTCCATTATACTCTGACCTCCTTTGGGCCCGAGTGATGAAGCTGTCTCTGTGAACCTGGAGCTTGGTCCAGACTGGGACCTCAGCCTGGAGGGGAGAGAATGACCCTTGCTGACCCTGACCAACGTCTGGCTCAGGTGACTCACCGGGCTCCTCTCCTGAACAACATTAGTTCGACCTGCAGAGCTGTAGGTGTGTGTTGAAGACATCACCCTGTTCCTCACAGCTTCAGCTCCGGTCCGTCTTTCATCCAAGCCTCCAAGCTGTTTAGTGACGTCCCCTCCTCTGCTGGTTGACAACATGTCAGCTCTGGTTCCCCGGACAGGACTCTTCGCCTCTGCTCCCAAATCCACACTTTTACTTCTGCCTGACAGGTTGTATCTCCTCCACTCTGTCCTGCCTCGACTCTCAAACGCAGGGTTTTCACTTCTGTCGGTGCCGGACTCTGTGGTCGTTTTGTCTCCTGTGCCATTCTGGTTCAGCTTGGTGGACGTTTCATGGCCTAATGTTTCCTTCTCCTCACGCTGACCTTTGACACTGCTACGACCACCAGTGCTGTCTTGATATTGAGAGACTCCATCCTCTTCCTTATTCGTACCATTTGTGTAAGGATCTGTCCCacgtctctctctttcttcatctccttcagtaccctccctcacctcctctatAAAACCTTTGGATCTCCTGACACCTGGTCTGCGGGTGAAGCTGTACGAGGGAGAGTTGGCCGAGCGGACAGTAAATTGCGCCCCTGTCCGCGTGTCGCACTTGCTCACTGGAGTTGGGAGAAATGGCAAGTCCATTGTCTGAGAGTAAACAAAGTTAACGACCTCCTGTCAAGTGCCAAATCCCAAAAAGAGAGCGGAAGAGTGTACTTGATATTTAAGCGATTCCGAGCAACTGTCCTTTAGGCTGCACTCTGGAAGCAGTTCATGTCAGTGCTGCAGTTTTGTGGATGCAAAAAACAGTGTGACTGTCGCACACTTACAGGCCCCTCATTAGTTCCTTGCACAGACACAAATTGTGCATTGAAAAGTTTGATGTTTCAGAGCTCCTCTCGATGATTCTCTGACTTGTGGTCTAGAAGTGACGAATCCTCTGGGCTCCTCGTCTTCCCAGCGTGAGTTCAGCCAACAGCTCCCATCGCCTGCCAAgcataaaaatgtacaaagtcAGGACAGGATTCTGCTGGAATGTTGCGATTGTGGCGACTCTGGCTGCTCAAAAAATGGTCAAATAGAATCACAGGGTGGTGAAGGACAACAAACACAGGGTGTTACAGTGACGCAGAAAGTGAACAGTGAATGGAGGAGATGTGAAAATGATTTGAAGGGGACAGGCAATTGGGCAAGAGAACACTAACACTACTGTTTTCTCCCTCTAAACATCTGTCAATTGTGTCGTTTTACATTTTACCTTCCTAACACTCCCCTCCCACTGACTGAATGAGCCCATTCACAGAACAGTGACACTCTG
Above is a genomic segment from Hippoglossus stenolepis isolate QCI-W04-F060 chromosome 8, HSTE1.2, whole genome shotgun sequence containing:
- the si:dkey-92i15.4 gene encoding uncharacterized protein si:dkey-92i15.4; translated protein: MDLPFLPTPVSKCDTRTGAQFTVRSANSPSYSFTRRPGVRRSKGFIEEVREGTEGDEERERRGTDPYTNGTNKEEDGVSQYQDSTGGRSSVKGQREEKETLGHETSTKLNQNGTGDKTTTESGTDRSENPAFESRGRTEWRRYNLSGRSKSVDLGAEAKSPVRGTRADMLSTSRGGDVTKQLGGLDERRTGAEAVRNRVMSSTHTYSSAGRTNVVQERSPVSHLSQTLVRVSKGHSLPSRLRSQSGPSSRFTETASSLGPKGGQSIMERIEKLYGSTGVSKAEDNSKIRDFSTSATSADSFISSHRSYERGAGGTFPRGFSLGEKNSLSPMQSIRSSPWTPQKDTSGSESSLSPGRSRRLSGGLWQGPVQGRYPPEGGANLGKGLVDIGTMSLDRARSRNTVAAQIRSARAAAGFTAPTPFLEEETSAGLKDSSGFTERGMNGKCDQGWVNDGKETNGVKGIKEKTELKSSTDEDVFESSPNKTTPKKNFSAPASVRNKISQFEALTQRAQGLATGHILMPRRAFSVPTQLSRGHDGVKKSGSAKAIGGLRDKWEDLKEGGEAPNKPDDKGTGAGKKLLLERFLSADGVGLERKEKGGVDLAESERIADSGDNLSEDFGKYSKLKSSLELPLNGGRRKTFFIDETDFAKVSSPEEASEKDVTANNTPTPLLSNSSDISTNVASSPVSDDGEIPTNTPNHSPVNSPTAEPGKTSPIADRHDSTSTAKSPDPDSSPPPRPLATSSHSNLLDLVSSEVTTAQQRGRKPVLGLDSWVAGLNSAIKVWNDDGDYEDDDESTQKDEDSNYDSDSGESSVTVTSNMSQSDNRSFCVSLSELCNFAGVDCESDNDSDEWQSRGRRSASLSSDVSALSCVSVMPSEELDRLLEDVRSLGDNTLQDYDDVQVAVLHKEVGVGLGFSVAGGVDQSKPVTVHRVFHPGVASKEGSIMEGDQVLSINGTALNGYTHWEVLRVLRRAKARETGVVVLRRGGISDVSKSGVQTSTPGPTQTQFTDDGQHMCVCLEKNSRDLGFSLEGGVGSSLGNRPLTVQKIFQGGPVDKVCPGDEILEIEGVSVVGMRRLEAWTLIRKLPSGTVDVVLSRPLKHLET